A window of Micromonas commoda chromosome 13, complete sequence contains these coding sequences:
- a CDS encoding predicted protein, which produces MSAPMSAPSIVPRCPDRVSRRPHRPCIRVGFSVKGEPDTPSREELGWRCPPGLPPKAWSTRFHVLADMIASTDAFASSSSSSKVVADLGCGHGMLALGLAASGRVSRAIAIDVSPDEIEVANAKAARANEAVAELLGATSPLPVDVRLGDGARALVPEDAADVVCVAGVGGRTMIKMLKAAGLDKPKPTGVRTDGGADGGADGGADACAGVTALVLNPPATDVPSVRAWLIETNAWIVRDERLVVENEQMHAMVAATRRDVSDLLEAPVPAASDAPVRVVEREPAHDADDDARWGGDGSCAGGGGEFAVVADVHVGPVLRVVKPKILGLYLRNRVEYFENRRRGALDELRRCQEAEARSPAVECSLALSSEDEDAASFLVEARARRRRAQAEVTRLSKIVGVMSTVLGEVNMKALEEAGLGGTLDLPQAR; this is translated from the coding sequence ATGTCGGCTCCGATGTCGGCTCCGTCCATCGTCCCGCGATGTCCGGATCgcgtctcgcgtcgtccgcatCGGCCGTGCATCCGCGTCGGTTTCTCCGTCAAGGGAGAACCCGAcacgccctcgcgcgaagAGCTCGGGTGGCGATGCCCCCCCGGCCTGCCCCCCAAGGCGTGGTCCACCCGGTTCCACGTCCTCGCGGACATGATCGCATCGACCGACGCAttcgcatcgtcgtcgtcgtcatcgaaggtcgtcgccgacctggGATGCGGCCACGGCATGCTCGCGCTGggtctcgccgcgtccgggagGGTGAGCAGGGCCATCGCCATCGACGTCTCCCCGGACGAGATCGAGGTCGCgaacgccaaggcggcgcgggcgaacgaggccgtcgcggagTTACTCggagcgacgtcgccgctgcccgtcgacgtgcgcctcggcgacggcgcgcgcgcgctcgtcccggaggacgccgcggacgtcgtgtgcgtcgcgggcgtcggcggtcggACGATGATCAAGATGCTAAAAGCCGCCGGGCTCGACAAACCCAAACCTACCGGCGTTCGcaccgacgggggtgccgacgggggtgccgacgggggtgccgacgcgtgcgcgggggtGACCGCGCTGGTGCTgaacccgcccgcgacggacgtTCCAAGTGTTCGCGCGTGGCTCATCGAGACGAACGCGTGGAtcgttcgcgacgagcgactcgtcgtcgagaacgAGCAGATGCACGCGATGGTCGCGGCGACCAGGCGCGACGTTTCAGATCTCCTCGAGGCAccggtcccggcggcgagcgatgCGCCGGTTCGGGTCGTGGAACGTGAAccggcgcacgacgcggacgacgacgcgcgttggggcggcgatgggagctgcgcggggggcggtggcgagttcgccgtcgtcgccgacgttcACGTGGGCCCCGTCCTTCGGGTCGTCAAACCCAAAATCCTGGGTCTGTACCTCCGAAACCGGGTGGAGTACTTCGAgaaccgacgccgcggcgcgctggacgaACTGAGGAGGTGtcaggaggcggaggcgaggtcgccggcggtggagTGTTCGCTCGCGCTGAGctcggaggatgaggacgcggcgagttTTTtggtcgaggcgcgcgctcggcggcggcgggcgcaggcggaggtgACGCGCCTGTCGAAGATCGTCGGGGTGATGTCGACGGTGCTCGGGGAGGTGAACATgaaggcgctggaggaggccgggctcggcgggaCCCTGGACCTGCCCCAGGCGAGGTAG
- a CDS encoding cathepsin B-like cysteine proteinase (papain-like cysteine peptidase; contains peptidase_C1A_CathepsinB domain), with amino-acid sequence PLADQTAAPKFNPKALGLPESFDARTKWPTCAHLIGVARDQGNCGSCWAMAPAEVMSDRACIQSGGEIDAELSPFQLLACAQGSFGCEGGESADAYEFAKSNGVVTGGGFDDQNTCAPYPFAPCHHPCEVFPTPACPATCVGGSNDGVQNGKASFKVKAIVDCPSFDYGCVANEIYHNGPVSSYAGDIYEEFYAYKSGVFRESPSVAQRGANHGGHVVKVIGWGKADPAKGEGEGYYWIVVNSWLNWGDDGVGRIAVGEVGIGAGVESAVMDV; translated from the coding sequence CCCCTCGCCGACCAAACAGCGGCGCCGAAGTTTAACCCCAAAGCGCTCGGTTTACCCGAGAGCTTCGACGCACGGACGAAGTGGCCCACGTGCGCGCacctcatcggcgtcgcgagggaccAGGGCAACTGCGGATCGTGCTGGGCGATGGCCCCCGCGGAGGTTATGAGCGATCGCGCGTGTATCCAATCTGGCGGTGAaatcgacgcggagctctCGCCGTTTCAGCTGCTGGCGTGCGCGCAAGGTTCGTTCGGGTGCGAGGGGGGGGAATCCGCGGACGCGTACGAGTTCGCGAAGAGCAACGGGGtggtcaccggcggcggctttgacGATCAAAACACGTGCGCGCCGTACCCCTTTGCGCCGTGCCAccacccgtgcgaggtgttcccgacgcccgcgtgcCCGGCGACGTGCGTCGGGGGTTCAAACGACGGGGTTCAAAATGGCAAAGCGTCGTTCAAGGTGAAGGCCATCGTGGACTGCCCGTCCTTCGATTACGGGTGCGTGGCGAACGAGATTTACCACAACGGGCCGGTTTCGTCCTACGCGGGTGACATTTACGAGGAGTTTTACGCGTACAAGAGCGGCGTCTTTCGCGAGTCGCCAAGCGTGGCGCAGAGGGGCGCGAATCACGGCGGGCACGTCGTGAAGGTTATCGGATGGGGCAAGGCGGACCCGGCGAAGGGGGAAGGAGAGGGGTACTACTGGATCGTGGTCAACTCGTGGCTCAActggggcgacgacggcgtggggCGGATCGCGGTTGGCGAGGTtggcatcggcgccggggtggaATCCGCGGTGATGGACGTCTGA
- a CDS encoding predicted protein yields the protein MEPAGRPEDLFELLEQLGKGSYGAVYKARHRPSGTIVAVKVIPLSGEDEEGLEDIRREIAVLRECVHPNVVRYFGSFTGTEYLWIVMEHCGGGSVRDILSASNRPLREAQIAYLCGETLKGLVYLHSIFKVHRDIKCSNILLTESGGVKLADFGVAAQLTRTMSKRNTFIGTPHWMAPEVIQESRYDGKVDVWALGISAIEMAEVQPPRHNVHPMRVIFMITREPSPRLDESPFVDKSGERTEWSPAFHDFVAQCLRKETSRRPTATELLPHRFLQSSAGSGAGLVPMIVAAKRWKSKEEEDGEGGGGGGGGEEAREGEEKRREEEKRRAAEAGASGAKPAASSSAPVRSTDLSSRTDQGSTMSTDTGSVIVKDIAASSAPVGGETNGPATTNGPAGPPGRPGHARKHSSATIRFDPSMAAAAMAAAEAALDSMSPPQSPAGTQTKHPPLPAPEVFVSLEDDDEKKKNGNRTDDDGGDGAVVGSIPGDGDDDGAWASPRVSDAGTVVIAPSPRGSDGSAADRTSQSSGKIDGNFPDFPDESHEPASRRDSEYFESVESFDVNATMIERGDDGEDEPATGTREQPPPSPPPPPPPARPAPSSPPSHRPAGPSPRSPPPEPARESTTVLPGGAESESGLDPTLLMRMFVGRELTAEEEAGARDGGGIPTTAYAPPAPPDEPEPSRRSEPEPSRPAPEPPEPPEPQPAPEERRGSDPMAGRSFFAENPDIRRLLPDGTIDVAGLLKAYAGIEIVERRPEDVTYDERSSPWHPANAMRFALQNFLVDHETGEPLNPNADHSLSLDGYLRCALRADEPPSLPTSETELREECEEYHAYLDELANEESMKIFMDPTLDSESEANESDDDEWSARYEVRAVPGGGWATEEALEWRARDLARRHRELMRDGVIEPELRESDLDIRGYEPTIAQICAANANDEPLVSPDNIPLDHLMEEDPMALAVAYCDAAHLPRDVARSMLDDRSGACERLVRCLAWKTGRGGGASALRFDRRACRRLRRALVWYLGTLEEEAEGGEGG from the coding sequence ATGGAGCCGGCTGGCCGCCCCGAGGACCTGttcgagctgctcgagcaGCTTGGCAAGGGGAGCTACGGCGCCGTGTACAAGGCGCGGCATCGACCCAGCGGcacgatcgtcgccgtcaaggTCATCCCGCTCTCCGgagaggacgaggagggcctGGAGGACATCCGGCGTGAGATCGCGGTGCTGCGGGAGTGCGTCCACCCGAACGTGGTGCGATACTTCGGCAGCTTCACGGGCACCGAGTACCTCTGGATCGTCATGGAGCATTGCGGCGGGGGGAGCGTCCGCGACATCCTCAGCGCGTCCAACAGGCCCCTGCGCGAGGCTCAGATCGCGTACCTCTGCGGCGAGACGCTCAAGGGACTCGTGTACCTCCACTCCATCTTCAAGGTGCACAGGGACATCAAGTGCAGCAACATCTTACTCaccgagagcggcggcgtcaagctcgccgacttcggcgtcgccgctcagCTCACGCGGACGATGAGCAAGCGCAACACCTTCATCGGCACCCCACACTGGATGGCGCCCGAGGTCATCCAGGAATCGAGGTACGACGGCAAGGTGGACGTGTGGGCGCTGGGCATCTCCGCCATCGAGATGGCGGAGGTCCAACCCCCGCGGCACAACGTCCACCCCATGCGCGTCATCTTCATGATCACCAgggagccgtcgccgaggctcgacGAGTCACCGTTCGTGGATAAAAGCGGAGAGAGAACCGAGTGGTCACCCGCGTTCCACGACTTTGTCGCGCAGTGCCTTCGCAAGgagacctcgcggcgaccgacggcgacggagctgCTGCCGCACAGGTTCCTGCAGTCGTCCGCCGGCAGCGGCGCCGGGCTTGTGCCGatgatcgtcgcggcgaagcggtGGAAgagcaaggaggaggaggatggggagggcggcggcggcggcggcggcggcgaggaggcgcgggagggggaggagAAGAGGAGagaggaggagaagaggagagccgccgaggcaggcgcgtccggggcgaaacccgcggcgtcgtcctcggcgccggtaCGGAGCACGGATTTGAGCTCGAGGACGGATCAGGGGAGCACGATGAGCACGGATACCGGTTCCGTCATCGTCAaggacatcgccgcgtcgtcggcgccggtgggGGGAGAGACAAACggacccgcgacgacgaacggaCCCGCCGGGCCTCCCGGTCGCCCCGGACACGCGCGGAAGcactcgagcgcgacgatccgcTTCGATCCgtccatggcggcggcggcgatggccgccgccgaggctgcgctggacagcatgtcgccgccgcagtcGCCGGCGGGAACGCAGACGAAGCATCCGCCGCTACCCGCGCCGGAGGTGTTCGTCTCgctggaggacgacgacgagaagaagaaaaACGGGAATcgaaccgacgacgacggcggcgacggcgcggtcgtcggttcgattcccggcgacggcgacgacgacggggcgtgGGCATCGCCCAGGGTTTCGGACGCCGGGACGGTCGTgatcgcgccgagcccgcgggggagcgacgggtccgcggcggatcgaACGTCTCAGTCGTCTGGAAAGATCGATGGAAACTTTCCGGACTTTCCGGACGAGTCGCAcgagccggcgtcgaggagggactCGGAGTACTTCGAGTCCGTGGAGTCGTTCGACGTCAACGCGACGATGATcgagcggggcgacgacggggaagacgagccggcgacggggacgcgcgaacagcctcctccttctcctcctcctcctcctcctcctgctcgtCCCGCTCCCTCTTCCCCTCCTTCACATCGTCCCGCtggcccgtcgccgcgttcgcctccccccgagcccgcgagGGAGTCCACGAccgtcctccccggcggcgccgagtccgagtctGGACTGGACCCGACGCTTTTGATGCGAATGTTCGTGGGccgcgagctcaccgcggaggaggaggccggcgcgagggacgggggcgggatACCGACGACCGCGTACGCGCCGCCGGCCCCGCCAGACGAACccgaaccgtcgcgacgatcggaacccgaaccgtcgcgaccggcgccggaACCGCCGGAACCGCCGGAACCGCAGCCGGCGCCAGAGGAACGGCGCGGTTCGGATCCGATGGCGGGCCGGTCGTTCTTCGCGGAAAACCCGGACATCCGGCGCCTCTTACCCGACGGCAcgatcgacgtcgcggggctGCTGAAGGCGTACGCCGGGATCGAGATCGTGGAGCGTCGTCCAGAGGACGTGACGTACGACGAACGTTCGAGCCCGTGGCATCCCGCCAACGCGATGCGATTCGCGTTGCAAAACTTTTTGGTGGACCACGAGACGGGTGAACCGCTGAACCCGAACGCGGACCACTCGCTGAGCCTCGACGGCTACCTGCGAtgcgcgctgcgcgccgacgagccccCGTCGTTGCCGACGAGCGAGACGGAGCTGAGGGAGGAGTGCGAGGAGTACCACGCGTACCTGGACGAACTGGCGAACGAGGAATCGATGAAGATCTTCATGGACCCGACGCTCGATTCGGAATCCGAGGCGAACGagtcggacgacgacgagtggtCGGCACGGTAcgaggttcgcgccgtcccgggAGGGGGATGGGCCACCGAGGAAGCCTTGGAGTGGCGCGCGAGAGACCTGGCGCGACGGCACAGGGAGTTGATGAGGGACGGGGTGATTGAACCGGAGTTGCGCGAGAGCGACTTGGACATCCGCGGGTACGAGCCCACCATCGCGCAGatctgcgcggcgaacgccaaCGACGAGCCGCTCGTTTCACCGGATAACATCCCGCTGGACCACCTGATGGAGGAGGATCcgatggcgctcgcggtcgcctactgcgacgccgcgcatcTTCctcgggacgtcgcgcgatcgATGCTCGACGATCGCTcgggcgcgtgcgagcgACTGGTTCGGTGTCTGGCGTGGAagacggggcggggcggcggggcgtccgcgctTCGGTTCGACAGGAGGGCGTGCCGGCGCTTGAGACGAGCGTTGGTGTGGTACCTCGGgacgctcgaggaggaggccgaagGCGGGGAGGGCGGGTGA
- a CDS encoding predicted protein has product MATGDELMEAIEGGDESGVKRCLDDGADALHADDEGFTALHMACQEGHDAIAVMLLRKGAKIDATDDDGVTPLMLACEGGHSAVVKMLLKERCDVMRVDKAGRSALFRAACIAGSEDCSRAMLAASADAFGCPVEGKSMADLAGKKSVACKLMLEECVSREGAGKRLLEACEAGRLASVEAMLAGGAPIDFTDGDGWGALHFAAAEGTPELCELLVEKGLKADAAAGDGETPVDLAEEEEHDEAVAVLKASLAK; this is encoded by the coding sequence ATGGCGACCGGCGATGAGCTCatggaggcgatcgaggggGGCGACGAGTCCGGCGTGAAGAGgtgcctcgacgacggcgcggacgccctccacgccgacgacgaggggttCACGGCCCTTCACATGGCGTGCCAGGAAGGgcacgacgccatcgcggttATGCTGCTGCGCAAGGGCGCGAAGATCGACgccacggacgacgacggggtcaCGCCCCTGATGCTCGCGTGCGAGGGCGGGCACTCGGCGGTCGTGAAGATGCTGCTGAAGGAGCGGTGCGACGTCATGCGCGTGGATAAGGCGGGACGATCCGCGCTGTTTCGCGCGGCGTGCATCGCGGGGAGCGAGGactgctcgcgcgcgatgctcgccgcctccgcggacgcgttcggctGCCCGGTGGAGGGCAAGTCCATGGCGGATTTGGCGGGGAAGAAGAGCGTCGCGTGTAAGCTCATGCTCGAGGAGTGCGTCTCGCGGGAGGGCGCCGGGAAGAGGTTACTCGAGGCATGCGAGGCGGGGCGACTGGCGTCCGTCgaggcgatgctcgcgggcggcgcgccgatcgaTTTCACCGACGGAGACGGGTGGGGGGCGCTGcacttcgccgcggcggagggcacCCCCGAGCTGTGCGAGCTGCTCGTGGAGAAGGGGCtcaaggcggacgccgcggcgggggacggggagaCGCCGGTGGatctcgcggaggaggaggaacacgacgaggccgtcgccgtgctcaAGGCATCACTCGCGAAGTGA